A genome region from Cervus canadensis isolate Bull #8, Minnesota chromosome 10, ASM1932006v1, whole genome shotgun sequence includes the following:
- the SPO11 gene encoding meiotic recombination protein SPO11 isoform X1, with protein MAFMPRGPEASFFEVLDQHRASLLAALRRGGEEPAGSGMRLASSSEVLSSIEKIIQDIVTSLARNEAPAFTIDNRSSWENIKFEDSVGLHMVSHCTTRKIKSDSPKSVKNFALILKIFSMIYKLVQSNTYATKRDIYYTDSQLFGNQTVVDNIINDISCMLKVPRRSLHILSTSKGLIAGDLKYLEEDGTKVNCTRATAVAVPSNIQGIQNLITDAKFLLIVEKDATFQRLLDDNFCNKMSPCIMVTGKGVPDLNTRLLVKKLWDTFHIPVFTLVDADPHGIEIMCIYKYGSMAMSFEAHNLTVPAIRWLGLLPSDIKRLNIPKCTLIPLTKRDQMKLDSILKRPYITCQPFWRKEMEIMADSKMKAEIQALTFLSSDYLSRVYLPNKLKFGGWI; from the exons ATGGCCTTTATGCCCAGGGGCCCCGAGGCCTCGTTTTTCGAGGTTTTGGACCAGCACAGGGCTTCCCTACTGGCCGCCCTGAGGAGAGGTGGCGAGGAGCCCGCGGGTAGCGGGATGCGCTTGGCTTCTAG TTCTGAGGTTCTTTCATCTATAGAAAAAATTATCCAAGACATAGTCACAAGCTTGGCAAGAAATGAAGCACCTGCATTCACAATAGACAACAGATCAAGCTGGGAAAATATAAA GTTTGAAGATTCTGTGGGTCTTCACATGGTATCTCATTGTACCACAAGAAAAATCAAAAGTGATTCACCAAAATCAGTTAAAAATTTTG cactaattcttaaaatattttccatgattTATAAATTAGTACAGAGCAACACTTATGCAACCAAAAG agACATTTATTACACTGACAGCCAACTCTTTGGTAACCAGACTGTTGTGGACAATATTATCAATGATATTTCCTGTATGTTAAAAGTGCCGAGGAGGAGTCTGCATATA CTGTCTACATCAAAAGGTTTAATTGCTGGCGATTTAAAGTACCTTGAGGAAGATGGCACCAAGGTGAACTGCACACGTGCAACA GCTGTTGCTGTGCCATCTAATATTCAAGGAATTCAGA ATTTAATTACGGATGCGAAATTTCTACTAATTGTAGAAAAAGATGCAACATTTCAGCGCCTCCTGGATGACAACTTTTGCAACAAAATGTCTCCATGCATCATGGTTACG GGAAAGGGGGTACCTGATCTGAACACAAGACTTCTAGTCAAGAAGTTGTGGGATACATTTCACATTCCTGTTTTCACTCTGGTAGATGCTGATCCACATG GCATAGAGATAATGTGTATCTATAAGTATGGATCTATG GCTATGTCTTTTGAAGCCCATAATCTCACAGTTCCAGCTATTAGATGGCTTGGTCTCCTCCCTTCTGATATCAAAAG attaaATATACCCAAATGTACTTTAATTCCACTGACAAAACGGGACCAGATGAAACTTGACAGCATCCTAAAGAGACCTTATATTACTTGTCAACCGTTTTGGAGAAAAGaa ATGGAAATAATGGCAGACTCTAAAATGAAGGCAGAAATTCAAGCTTTGACCTTCCTATCATCAGACTATCTTTCCAGAGTATACTTACCTAACAAATTAAAATTTGGCGGGTGGATATAA
- the SPO11 gene encoding meiotic recombination protein SPO11 isoform X2 codes for MAFMPRGPEASFFEVLDQHRASLLAALRRGGEEPAGSGMRLASRFEDSVGLHMVSHCTTRKIKSDSPKSVKNFALILKIFSMIYKLVQSNTYATKRDIYYTDSQLFGNQTVVDNIINDISCMLKVPRRSLHILSTSKGLIAGDLKYLEEDGTKVNCTRATAVAVPSNIQGIQNLITDAKFLLIVEKDATFQRLLDDNFCNKMSPCIMVTGKGVPDLNTRLLVKKLWDTFHIPVFTLVDADPHGIEIMCIYKYGSMAMSFEAHNLTVPAIRWLGLLPSDIKRLNIPKCTLIPLTKRDQMKLDSILKRPYITCQPFWRKEMEIMADSKMKAEIQALTFLSSDYLSRVYLPNKLKFGGWI; via the exons ATGGCCTTTATGCCCAGGGGCCCCGAGGCCTCGTTTTTCGAGGTTTTGGACCAGCACAGGGCTTCCCTACTGGCCGCCCTGAGGAGAGGTGGCGAGGAGCCCGCGGGTAGCGGGATGCGCTTGGCTTCTAG GTTTGAAGATTCTGTGGGTCTTCACATGGTATCTCATTGTACCACAAGAAAAATCAAAAGTGATTCACCAAAATCAGTTAAAAATTTTG cactaattcttaaaatattttccatgattTATAAATTAGTACAGAGCAACACTTATGCAACCAAAAG agACATTTATTACACTGACAGCCAACTCTTTGGTAACCAGACTGTTGTGGACAATATTATCAATGATATTTCCTGTATGTTAAAAGTGCCGAGGAGGAGTCTGCATATA CTGTCTACATCAAAAGGTTTAATTGCTGGCGATTTAAAGTACCTTGAGGAAGATGGCACCAAGGTGAACTGCACACGTGCAACA GCTGTTGCTGTGCCATCTAATATTCAAGGAATTCAGA ATTTAATTACGGATGCGAAATTTCTACTAATTGTAGAAAAAGATGCAACATTTCAGCGCCTCCTGGATGACAACTTTTGCAACAAAATGTCTCCATGCATCATGGTTACG GGAAAGGGGGTACCTGATCTGAACACAAGACTTCTAGTCAAGAAGTTGTGGGATACATTTCACATTCCTGTTTTCACTCTGGTAGATGCTGATCCACATG GCATAGAGATAATGTGTATCTATAAGTATGGATCTATG GCTATGTCTTTTGAAGCCCATAATCTCACAGTTCCAGCTATTAGATGGCTTGGTCTCCTCCCTTCTGATATCAAAAG attaaATATACCCAAATGTACTTTAATTCCACTGACAAAACGGGACCAGATGAAACTTGACAGCATCCTAAAGAGACCTTATATTACTTGTCAACCGTTTTGGAGAAAAGaa ATGGAAATAATGGCAGACTCTAAAATGAAGGCAGAAATTCAAGCTTTGACCTTCCTATCATCAGACTATCTTTCCAGAGTATACTTACCTAACAAATTAAAATTTGGCGGGTGGATATAA